A part of Pararhizobium sp. A13 genomic DNA contains:
- the pheS gene encoding phenylalanine--tRNA ligase subunit alpha, whose amino-acid sequence MSDLQALKEKLLTEVTGACDEAAIEAVRVNALGKKGSISELLKTLGTMSPEERQTRGAAINALKTDVFEAITARKSALNDAAIAERLARETVDISLPVRSSPAERGRIHPISQIIDEITAIFADMGFSIAEGPDIETDYYNFTALNFPEGHPAREMHDTFFFNPDQNGERKVLRTHTSPVQVRTMEAQKPPIRIIIPGKTYRQDSDATHSPMFHQVEGLVVDTKSNVANMRWILEEFCKAFFEVDDVTMRFRPSFFPFTEPSFEVDIQCDRSSGPIVKFGEGTDWMEILGCGMVHPNVLRAGGLDPDVHQGFAWGMGLDRIAMLKYGMPDLRNFFDADVRWMSHYGFRPLDMPTLFGGLSA is encoded by the coding sequence ATGTCCGATCTGCAAGCACTGAAAGAGAAGCTGCTGACCGAGGTGACCGGGGCGTGTGACGAGGCGGCCATCGAAGCCGTGCGCGTCAACGCGCTCGGCAAGAAGGGCTCGATCTCCGAACTCCTGAAGACGCTCGGCACCATGTCGCCGGAAGAGCGCCAGACGCGGGGCGCTGCGATCAATGCGCTGAAGACCGATGTCTTCGAAGCGATCACGGCGCGCAAGTCGGCGCTGAACGATGCGGCAATCGCCGAACGGCTTGCCCGCGAGACCGTCGATATCAGCCTGCCGGTGCGCTCCTCCCCGGCTGAGCGCGGCCGAATCCACCCGATCAGCCAGATCATCGACGAGATCACCGCGATCTTCGCCGACATGGGCTTCTCGATCGCCGAAGGTCCGGATATCGAGACCGACTACTATAACTTCACCGCGCTGAACTTCCCCGAAGGCCACCCGGCGCGCGAGATGCACGACACCTTCTTCTTCAATCCGGATCAAAACGGCGAGCGCAAGGTGCTGCGCACCCACACTTCGCCGGTGCAGGTGCGCACCATGGAGGCGCAAAAGCCGCCGATCCGCATCATCATCCCCGGCAAGACCTACCGGCAGGATTCGGACGCGACGCACTCGCCGATGTTCCATCAGGTCGAGGGCCTCGTCGTCGACACCAAGTCGAACGTCGCCAACATGCGCTGGATTCTCGAGGAGTTCTGCAAGGCCTTCTTCGAGGTCGACGATGTGACGATGCGTTTCCGCCCGTCCTTTTTCCCCTTCACCGAACCGTCTTTCGAGGTCGACATCCAGTGCGACCGTTCCTCCGGCCCGATCGTCAAGTTCGGCGAAGGCACCGACTGGATGGAAATCCTCGGCTGCGGCATGGTGCATCCGAACGTCTTGCGCGCCGGCGGACTCGATCCCGACGTCCACCAGGGTTTTGCCTGGGGCATGGGCCTCGACCGCATCGCCATGCTGAAATACGGCATGCCCGACCTGCGCAACTTCTTCGACGCCGACGTGCGCTGGATGAGCCACTACGGCTTCCGCCCACTCGACATGCCGACGCTGTTTGGTGGGCTTTCCGCATGA
- the rplT gene encoding 50S ribosomal protein L20 gives MARVKRGVAAHAKHKKTLKAAKGFYGRRKNTIRAAKAAVDRSKQFAYRDRKVNKRNFRALWIQRINAAVREHGLTYGRFIDGLSKAGIEVDRKVLSDMAIHETEAFGALVAAAKKALEYLKDAGTTNEFESAVR, from the coding sequence ATGGCACGTGTAAAACGCGGCGTAGCAGCTCACGCCAAGCACAAGAAGACACTCAAGGCAGCCAAGGGCTTCTACGGCCGCCGCAAGAACACCATCCGCGCCGCCAAGGCAGCCGTGGATCGTTCGAAGCAGTTCGCTTACCGCGACCGCAAGGTCAACAAGCGCAACTTCCGCGCTCTGTGGATCCAGCGCATCAACGCAGCTGTGCGCGAACATGGCCTGACCTACGGCCGCTTCATCGACGGACTGTCGAAGGCTGGCATCGAAGTCGACCGCAAGGTTCTGTCCGACATGGCAATCCATGAGACGGAAGCATTCGGCGCGCTCGTAGCGGCCGCCAAGAAGGCGCTTGAATACCTCAAGGACGCAGGCACCACCAACGAGTTTGAAAGCGCGGTTCGTTAA
- the rpmI gene encoding 50S ribosomal protein L35, whose product MPKMKTKSSAKKRFKITATGKVMAAAAGKRHGMIKRSNKFIRDARGTMVLAEPDGKKVIKNYLPNGL is encoded by the coding sequence ATGCCCAAGATGAAGACGAAATCCTCTGCCAAGAAGCGGTTCAAGATCACCGCAACCGGCAAGGTCATGGCAGCTGCCGCAGGCAAGCGTCATGGCATGATCAAGCGGTCCAACAAGTTCATTCGCGATGCGCGTGGCACCATGGTGCTTGCAGAGCCTGATGGCAAGAAGGTCATCAAGAACTACCTGCCCAACGGTCTCTAA
- the infC gene encoding translation initiation factor IF-3 translates to MRRPFKTDAPTKDGPRSNKEIRVPRVQLIDAEGVNHGSIPTDQALRMAEEAGLDLVEISPNAEPPVCKILDLGKLKYATQKKAAEARKKQKIIEIKEIKMRPNIDTHDYDVKMRAMNRFFEEGDKVKVTLKFRGREMAHQELGLKLLLQVKEDTVTIAKVEAEPKLEGRQMMMVLAPK, encoded by the coding sequence ATTCGCAGACCGTTCAAAACGGACGCCCCGACAAAAGACGGGCCCCGCTCTAACAAGGAAATCCGGGTTCCCCGGGTTCAGCTCATCGACGCCGAAGGTGTCAACCACGGCAGCATCCCCACAGATCAGGCATTGCGCATGGCGGAGGAGGCCGGCCTTGACCTGGTGGAGATTTCGCCGAACGCTGAACCGCCTGTGTGCAAAATCCTTGATCTGGGCAAGCTGAAATACGCAACGCAGAAAAAGGCGGCCGAAGCGCGCAAGAAGCAGAAGATCATCGAGATCAAGGAGATCAAGATGCGTCCGAACATCGACACGCACGATTACGACGTGAAGATGAGAGCGATGAACCGCTTCTTCGAAGAAGGCGACAAGGTCAAGGTAACCCTGAAGTTCCGTGGCCGCGAAATGGCGCACCAGGAACTTGGCCTGAAGCTCCTGCTCCAGGTCAAGGAAGACACTGTGACGATCGCCAAGGTCGAAGCCGAGCCGAAGCTCGAAGGCCGTCAGATGATGATGGTGCTGGCGCCGAAGTAA